One genomic window of Vespula pensylvanica isolate Volc-1 chromosome 12, ASM1446617v1, whole genome shotgun sequence includes the following:
- the LOC122633319 gene encoding helicase domino isoform X6 yields MIMSHVMSDKQSAPILPPLSGGGGNNGGNNGGATQQTVSLQQVLATAQGLNVLTTGGGQQFVITSQVSGLTQVVTSSATTSTNVQQVGVTRIVNISNTPPRVSTVGVPGASGSPLTSPSRQTPTKVVLATSPKLVRTSMGNMFIAPTSQVSMQSPPARKRLKLTESTEKITATADDAMGYRRRIMEHKMKRMRAIREKYAENASELFFLHAGGNMMDFQAWRKRPPTSQYLHFLRQHRLDTEDNNEDLSVPLPSIPEISLPPVTSASTTVPTNQSAEVKISGVGVTPVAVSTTLPAAVAQLSQQGQVPGRPQGGRHGMVFAFRAAIQSSPVTVHPPPTSTLAPTLIIGGTPIVPEIPKHTTPASPVTEKTPITPVVTKAPSPSRSTSQPVVKLMKLPTSSVVSNDITNNQEQIVEKAKQEAYVMQRIAELQREGLWSERRLPKVQEPARTKAHWDYLLEEMVWLAADFAQERKWKKAAAKKCARMVQKHFQEKAIQAQKAEKSQELRLKKIASFVAKEIKTFWANVEKLVEYKQQTRLEEKRKKALDQHLNFIVGQTEKYSTWLTEGLNKTDGSQSIPASINSSRISSPVPIGKSHSDEEFQPNQSSDDDEETIAKAEEEMKSTVDQKEEIELLKKESEMPLEDLLKDLPPNYLEERNKSLSPSGKEVEETENEKTADGDTDFVAASDESTDEEDTILEQEKLEENTDHKQELDDLKAENEMSIDELMAKYGNMSNVPMDVDEDDAQDSDKETDQEKTQENEEQASSSESESEESDEAGEDSQIHSDTETDVGLKSLLEDPSTEKSCDNKISETDHVDAHNEMDNVAALAESIQPKGNTLLTTCVVTKIPFLLKHSLREYQHIGLDWLVTMYDRKLNGILADEMGLGKTIQTIALLAHLACEKGNWGPHLIIVPTSVMLNWEMECKKWCPGFKILTYYGTQKERKQKRTGWTKPNAFHICITSYKLVIQDHQSFRRKKWKYLILDEAQNIKNFKSQRWQLLLNFQTQRRLLLTGTPLQNNLMELWSLMHFLMPNVFQSHREFKEWFSNPVTGMIEGNSEYNENIIRRLHKVLRPFLLRRLKTEVEKQLPKKYEHVVMCRLSKRQRYLYDDFMSRAKTKETLASGNLLSVINVLMQLRKVCNHPNLFEVRPTVSPFQMEAIEFITASLVWNALDYDPFKHVDLSTLNLLLIDLEFTLAAFGAHRIKRLQTPVKLIEEIDSQSDPPPRCPSGKIKINVRLSNQVKQSSTPQPAQTKVKNLAGILPTPRVGTSPLIKSLNNQSTPGQGVTLRVAGGQQLQGYSVQLVQHQGSVKAIPVGTLAHNSQSTTITSTTASMNAQRITVGNANIRDGLQRLATQTVTVKQGDSVQRIPVPGFAQLVQTSTGRHIILTSNQQNTNTVSFPVMTPSGQRLTVLSKSLMGLSTSATTVNKVVGGVVTTTSGTSGRPVMRVPPLNVAASQGQSTAGNGQTAHQQTLRCGIITRHAQKESEKAQAKEQPKSEFHLPQLEEDRKQRRQAKLRLLANINERRCAACPLYGEDLFTALRIGKPSTACRWHNGLVHCETAKIPIRTRKQFFSCTEALAEAIRSTEQIVEELKEIFERFVVYVPAVRAPVPRFHVSHPPPHKLWSQRRMQIELQHELSPKMQLFHPVTSSMITQFPEPRLIQYDCGKLQSLDLLLRKLKSENHRVLIFTQMTRMLDVLEAFLNFHGHIYLRLDGTTRVDQRQVLMERFNGDKRIFCFILSTRSGGVGVNLTGADTVIFYDSDWNPTMDAQAQDRCHRIGQTRDVHIYRLVSEKTVEENILKKANQKRLLGDLAIEGGNFTTAYFKSSTIQDLFNIDHSENDASTRMAEVLEQKDREKSMTKDSSVVQVPCLSQHVEDKMAMGALESALAAAEEDLDVQAAKTAKAEAVADLAEFDENIPLDDADKEDTQFSKAEQEVQNLVSQLTPIERYAMKFVEESEGTFSAAQLAAAERELEEQKKEWEMDRLRALREEEERRMRLADDDEKPLTFGREDAQNQESNSSLLDEHRSVDSDATFQSIDNPSSMETEDLVNESVTENSVISIDSSQKYNDEIVKTQETEDDDNLELSSTVSTLDDSLPTNETNPDASNELSNNFEKSGITKRISLESYKESSNIEFKSKSWKSDISSAPGVTTRSAKAVMLLENSMNSVDSESNTSTKYEEISSYDKKNTKQESNRTVPVSQAPIAKITLSRIYDSNNPQSFTSYRITRSSVNQSVTSSTVENSNVQKSHKRRSGTPSSDLKPFRPITRSTAINSPSRNEEQASSKAYEKPTTRSSKSSLDNNGFLNPVVFRRSRSIPPMKSTTESNELSSTAQSKTVQKKVVGSSESASGNQKHRPGTPVSTIEKVSRVTRSGQVGMLNCLKTPSTSAPVLRGSRHIRKTDASLSMKGVTSEEQKTCENNLSTDTNGNAVAEEAFSQQNEPIKLTFSSEVKEKPQRTAKVVAILTLDTRNNHNSKTNNSKNANSATSESKLSKKHSDNVPDLSSKHCVTRLSDVPVNLKNDMKHVGGSTSLSQKDGTSNVGSTYLNSNKTVNANALKTNALKSAVIALVGIDNNESDYDTSMESSRRSRKKMKRARLTSSTKSIPAEGKIGETQIVETFDNEELLIQPSKKSVRLQSPSNPPPLTSKQEVTMDKFSDSTISS; encoded by the exons TGTCACATGTAATGAGTGATAAGCAAAGTGCACCTATTTTGCCGCCCCTTTCCGGGGGTGGAGGAAATAATGGGGGAAACAATGGCGGTGCAACTCAACAAACTGTCAGTCTCCAGCAGGTTCTGGCTACAGCCCAAGGACTCAATGTACTCACCACGGGTGGTGGGCAGCAGTTTGTTATTACTTCACAAGTTTCCGGCCTTACACAG GTTGTTACAAGCAGTGCCACAACCAGTACAAATGTTCAGCAAGTTGGTGTTACAAGGATTGTTAATATTAGTAACACACCACCGCGTGTTAGTACTGTGGGAGTTCCAGGTGCAAGTGGTTCACCTCTTACATCACCTTCTCGTCAAACTCCAACTAAAGTTGTATTGGCAACCTCTCCTAAACTCGTTCGGACTTCTATGGGAAACATGTTTATTGCGCCTACTTCTCAAGTTTCAATGCAATCACCACCagcaagaaaaagattgaaacTTACAGAAAGTACAGAAAAAATAACTGCCACTGCAGATGATGCAATGGGTTATAGAAGACGTATTATGGaacataaaatgaaaaggatgagagcgataagagaaaaatatgctGAGAATGCTTCAGAgttattctttcttcatgCTGGTGGCAATATGATGGATTTTCAAGCTTGGAGAAAACGGCCACCTACATCAcagtatttacattttttaaggCAACATAGATTAGATACGGAAGACAATAATGAAGATTTATCGGTTCCATTACCATCAATACCAGAAATTTCACTACCTCCGGTTACATCTGCCTCAACTACAGTTCCTACGAACCAGAGTGCAGAAGTGAAGATTTCTGGAGTTGGTGTAACTCCGGTTGCAGTATCTACAACTTTACCTGCTGCTGTAGCTCAACTTAGTCAACAAG GACAAGTACCAGGTAGGCCTCAAGGGGGCCGCCATGGCATGGTGTTTGCCTTCCGAGCAGCAATACAATCTTCACCAGTCACCGTTCACCCTCCACCTACTTCTACTCTAGCACCCACGCTCATTATAG GAGGAACTCCAATAGTTCCAGAAATACCAAAACATACAACTCCTGCAAGTCCAGTTACCGAGAAAACACCTATCACTCCAGTTGTAACAAAAGCTCCTAGTCCTTCTAGAAGTACTTCACAACCTGTTGTTAAGCTTATGAAATTACCTACTAGTTCTGTAGTTTCAaatgatattacaaataatcaaGAACAAATTGTAGAGAAGGCAAAACAA GAAGCATACGTAATGCAAAGGATTGCAGAGTTACAACGCGAAGGATTATGGTCCGAAAGAAGATTGCCAAAAGTACAGGAGCCTGCAAGAACAAAGGCTCATTGGGATTACTTATTGGAAGAAATGGTTTGGCTAGCTGCCGATTTTGCTCAAGAACGAAAATGGAAGAAAGCTGCCGCGAAAAAATGTGCTCGTATGGttcaaaaacattttcaagaaaaagcTATACAAGCTCAAAAGGCTGAAAAGTCTCAAGAACTTAGGCTCAAGAAAATTGCTAGTTTTGttgcaaaagaaattaagactTTTTGGGCAAATGTAGAgaag ctGGTGGAGTACAAACAACAAACAaggttagaagaaaaaagaaaaaaagcattaGACCAgcatttaaatttcattgtaggacaaacagaaaaatattcaacatGGTTAACTGAAGGTCTTAATAAGACAGATGGTTCGCAAAGTATTCCAGCTTCAATAAATAGTTCACGCATTTCCTCGCCAGTACCAATTGGAAAATCTCACTCTGATg AAGAGTTTCAGCCAAATCAAAGTTcagatgatgatgaagagaCTATTGCTAAAGctgaagaagaaatgaaatcaaCTGTAGATCAAAAAGAGGAGattgaattattgaaaaaagaatcggaAATGCCTTTAGAAGATCTTTTGAAAGATCTACCGCCGAATTATCtggaagaacgaaataaaagtttatCGCCTAGCGGAAAAGAAGTTGAGGAAACG gaaaatgaaaaaactgCTGATGGAGACACTGATTTTGTCGCTGCATCGGATGAGTCTACAGATGAAGAAGATACTATATTGGAACAAGAAAAATTGGAAGAAAATACAGACCACAAACAAGAGTTGGATGATCTTAAG GCAGAGAATGAAATGTCTATTGACGAGCTTATGGCTAAATATGGTAACATGTCGAATGTACCAATGGACGTGGACGAAGATGATGCTCAAG ATTCTGATAAAGAAACGGACCAAGAAAAAACACAGGAGAACGAAGAGCAAGCGAGTAGTAGCGAGAGTGAAAGTGAAGAAAGTGATGAAGCTGGAGAAGATTCGCAAATTCATAGCGATACAGAAACAGATGTAGGCCTAAAATCTCTGCTTGAAGATCCATCTACTGAGAAATCGTGTGATAACAAg ATTTCAGAAACGGATCATGTGGACGCTCATAATGAAATGGATAATGTTGCAGCTTTAGCAGAAAGCATACAACCTAAGGGAAATACATTGCTCACTACTTGT GTCGTTACAAAAATCCCGTTTCTTCTGAAACATTCACTTCGGGAATATCAACACATCGGATTGGATTGGCTTGTTACTATGTACGATAGGAAGTTGAATGGAATTTTAGCTGACGAAATGGGTCTGGGAAAAACTATACAAACGATTGCATTATTGGCACATTTGGCTTGTGAAAAGGGTAACTGGGGTCCTCATCTTATAATAGTACCAACCTCTGTAATGCTTAATTGGGAAATGGAATGTAAAAAATGGTGTCCaggatttaaaatattaacatactATGGTACgcaaaaggagagaaaacaaaagagaacag GGTGGACAAAACCAAACgcttttcatatatgtattacatcTTATAAACTCGTCATACAAGATCATCAAagttttagaagaaaaaaatggaagtatCTTATTTTAGATGAAGCtcaaaatataaagaatttcaAGTCACAAAGAtggcaattattattaaattttcaaacgcAACG GCGATTATTACTAACAGGAACGCCtcttcaaaataatttaatggaGTTATGGTCCTTGATGCATTTTTTAATGCCAAATGTGTTTCAATCTCATAGAGAATTTAAGGAATGGTTCAGTAATCCAGTTACGGGAATGATCGAAGGAAATAGCGAGTACAACGAGAATATTATTCGTCGTCTGCACAAG GTACTGAGACCTTTTCTTCTAAGAAGATTAAAAACTGAGGTAGAGAAACAATTGCCAAAGAAGTACGAGCATGTCGTCATGTGTCGATTGTCAAAAAGGCAGAGATACTTGTACGACGACTTCATGTCTAGGGCCAA GACGAAGGAAACTTTAGCTAGTGGAAATCTATTAAGTGTTATTAACGTATTGATGCAATTACGCAAAGTCTGCAATCATCCTAACTTGTTCGAAGTCCGACCTACCGTTTCACCGTTTCAAATGGAAGcaatagaatttattacaGCTTCGTTAGTATGGAATGCCCTTGATTACGATCCATTTAAA CATGTTGATCTGTCCACATTGAATCTTTTATTGATCGACTTGGAATTTACGTTGGCAGCATTTGGAGCACATAGAATAAAGCGCTTACAAACTCCCGTAAAACTGATAGAAGAAATAGACAGTCAGTCGGACCCACCTCCTAGGTGTCCTTctggaaaaattaaaatcaatgtcAGATTGTCGAATCAAGTTAAACAGTCGTCGACTCCACAACCAGCTCAAACTAAAGTTAAAAATCTAGCTGGTATACTCCCAACTCCTAGAGTAGGCACGTCACCATTGATAAAATCTTTGAACAATCAAAGTACTCCAGGTCAAG GCGTAACATTGCGAGTCGCAGGTGGTCAACAACTGCAAGGGTATTCCGTACAGTTGGTTCAACATCAAGGCAGTGTGAAAG CTATCCCTGTTGGAACATTGGCACATAACTCACAAAGTACAACGATTACATCAACAACAGCATCTATGAATGCACAAAGGATTACAGTTGGGAATGCAAATATTCGAGATGGACTGCAAAGGTTGGCTACACAGACAGTTACAGTCAAACAAGGTGATTCCGTCCAGAGAATACCAGTACCCGGTTTTGCACAGCTGGTTCAAACCTCTACTGGTAGACATATCATTTTGACTTCAAATCAACAAAATACTAACACAG tttCATTCCCCGTAATGACGCCGAGTGGACAACGATTAACAGTTCTATCTAAATCTCTAATGGGCCTATCTACTTCTGCGACCACGGTAAACAAAGTCGTTGGAGGAGTCGTTACGACTACGAGCGGTACTAGTGGGAGACCGGTAATGAGGGTTCCACCTCTGAATGTCGCTGCGTCTCAAGGACAGTCGACTGCTGGTAACGGACAAACCGCGCATCAACAAACGTTGCGCTGTGGTATCATCACGAGGCACGCGCAAAAAGAATCTGAAAAGGCACAAGCAAAGGAACAGCCTAAATCAGAATTTCATTTG CCACAATTGGAGGAAGATCGAAAGCAAAGAAGACAAGCGAAACTTCGTTTATTGGCAAACATTAACGAAAGGCGATGCGCAGCCTGTCCTTTATACGGCGAAGATTTATTTACTGCTTTAAGAATTGGGAAACCATCCACAGCCTGTCGTTGGCACAACGGTCTTGTTCATTGCGAAACAGCAAAGATACCTATTCGTACACGGAAGCAATTTTTCTCCTGTACGGAAGCGTTAGCAGAAGCAATACGAAGTACGGAACAAATTGTCGAAGAgcttaaagaaattttcgaaag gtTCGTGGTTTACGTTCCTGCTGTACGCGCGCCAGTACCGCGCTTCCACGTCTCTCATCCACCGCCACATAAACTGTGGAGTCAGCGCCGTATGCAGATAGAACTACAACACGAATTGTCACCAAAAATGCAATTATTTCATCCGGTGACCAGTTCGATGATAACCCAATTCCCCGAGCCTAGATTAATACAATATGATTGTGGAAAATTACAGTCATTGGATCTTCTTCTTAGAAAATTGAAGTCTGAAAATCATAGAGTTCTCATTTTCACTCAAATGACGAGGATGTTGGATGTACTAGAAGCTTTTCTTAATTTCCATGGTCATATTTACTTGCGCTTAGACGGCACTACTAGAGTAGATCAACGGCAG GTTCTAATGGAAAGGTTTAACGGCGACAAacgaatattttgttttatactaTCAACGAGATCCGGTGGTGTCGGTGTAAATTTAACAGGAGCAGATAcagttatattttatgatagtGACTGGAATCCGACGATGGATGCTCAGGCACAAGATAGATGCCATAGAATAGGTCAAACGCGCGACGTACATATCTACAg ATTGGTAAGTGAAAAAACTGTagaggaaaatattttgaaaaaagcgAATCAAAAAAGATTGCTTGGGGACCTTGCTATCGAAGGTGGAAACTTTACAACAGCTTACTTTAAGAGT TCTACTATTCAAGATCTCTTTAACATCGATCATTCTGAAAACGATGCGTCTACCAGAATGGCAGAAGTACTCGAACagaaagatcgagagaaatcCATGACTAAGGATTCCTCGGTCGTACAGGTACCCTGCTTGTCTCAGCATGTCGAAGATAAAATGGCAATGGGTGCTCTTGAAAGTGCTCTTGCCGCTGCGGAAGAGGATCTTGACGTTCAAGCAGCTAAAACAGCGAAGGCTGAAGCAGTTGCAGATTTAGCAGAGTTTGACGAGAATATACCATTGGATGATGCTGACAAGGAAGATACTCAATTTAGCAAAGCGGAACAAGAAGTACAGAATTTAGTGTCCCAG TTAACACCAATCGAACGATACGCGATGAAGTTTGTGGAAGAATCCGAAGGCACGTTTTCAGCCGCACAATTGGCAGCTGCCGAACGTGAACTCGaagaacagaagaaagaatggGAAATGGATCGTTTACGTGCGCTTcgtgaagaagaggaaagacgGATGCGACTGgctgacgacgacgagaaaccCCTGACGTTTGGACGTGAGGACGCGCAGAATCAG GAATCCAATTCGTCTTTACTGGATGAACACAGAAGTGTCGACTCGGACGCAACGTTTCAAAGTATCGATAATCCCTCTTCGATGGAGACCGAAGATTTGGTGAATGAATCCGTTACAGAGAATTCTGTGATATCAATTGATTCTagtcaaaaatataatgatgagATCGTCAAGACTCAGGAAACTGAAGACGACGATAATCTAGAACTGTCTTCTACCGTTAGTACGTTAGACGATTCCCTTCCGACGAATGAAACAAACCCAGACGCAAGCAATGAATTGTCCAATAACTTTGAAAAGTCGGGGATAACTAAGAGAATAAGTTTGGAATCTTATAAAGAGAGCTcaaatatcgaatttaaatcTAAATCATGGAAATCTGATATATCTAGTGCTCCAGGAGTAACGACGCGTAGCGCGAAAGCTGTAATGTTGTTAGAAAATTCTATGAACAGTGTTGACTCGGAATCCAATACGAGTACGAAATACGAGGAAATTTCATCGTATGATAAAAAGAACACGAAACAAGAAAGTAATCGTACTGTCCCCGTTTCCCAAGCTCCAATTGCAAAGATAACTCTGTCTCGAATCTATGATAGTAATAATCCACAGTCTTTCACGAGTTACAGAATCACAAGATCTTCTGTGAATCAATCAGTGACGTCGTCGACGGTAGAAAATTCGAATGTGCAAAAATCTCATAAACGTCGATCAGGTACGCCATCGTCGGATTTAAAGCCATTTAGGCCGATCACTAGATCTACCGCGATAAATTCACCGAGTAGAAACGAGGAGCAAGCTAGTAGCAAAGCTTATGAGAAACCAACGACGCGTAGCTCGAAATCATCTCTGGATAATAATGGCTTTTTGAATCCTGTAGTGTTCCGAAGGAGTAGATCCATACCACCGATGAAATCGACCACGGAGAGCAACGAATTGTCGTCTACTGCACAAAGTAAAACTGTTCAAAAGAAAGTAGTTGGTAGTAGTGAGAGTGCTAGTGGTAATCAGAAGCATCGACCAGGCACACCTGTGTCTACTATCGAAAAAGTATCCCGGGTGACTCGTTCTGGACAAGTCGGCATGTTGAATTGCTTGAAGACACCTTCCACGTCAGCGCCGGTGCTAAGGGGTAGCAGACACATTCGAAAAACGGATGCATCGTTGTCGATGAAAGGAGTAACCTCGGAGGAGCAGAAAACGTGTGAGAACAATCTAAGCACGGATACTAATGGTAATGCGGTCGCCGAAGAAGCATTTTCGCAGCAGAACGAACCGATCAAGTTGACCTTCTCTTCCGAAGTCAAGGAAAAACCTCAACGAACCGCCAAAGTCGTAGCCATTCTTACGCTCGATACGAGAAACAATCATAATTCGAAAACGAATAATAGCAAGAACGCGAATTCTGCGACGAGCGAATCGAAATTGTCGAAGAAACATTCCGACAACGTTCCTGATTTGTCGAGCAAGCATTGCGTGACACGATTGTCGGATGTTCCTGTGAATTTGAAGAACGACATGAAACATGTTGGTGGGTCGACGTCTCTGTCGCAAAAAGACGGGACGTCTAACGTGGGCAGTACTTATTTGAATTCTAACAAAACTGTTAACGCAAATGCATTAAAGACTAACGCGTTGAAATCGGCTGTGATCGCCTTAGTCGGTATAGACAACAACGAGTCCGATTACGATACATCGATGGAATCCTCGAGAAGGTcaaggaaaaagatgaaacgtGCGCGCTTGACCTCCTCGACCAAGTCGATCCCCGCAGAAGGTAAAATTGGAGAAACTCAAATAGTAGAGACTTTCGACAACGAGGAACTACTGATTCAGCCATCGAAGAAATCCGTTCGATTGCAGTCTCCTTCTAATCCTCCCCCTCTTACCTCTAAACAAGAGGTGACAATGGATAAGTTCAGCGATAGTACGATATCGTCTTGA